The Fimbriimonas ginsengisoli Gsoil 348 genome window below encodes:
- a CDS encoding helix-turn-helix transcriptional regulator, translating to MARRLELGEYCGRAVRRRRVRGFVITENRFRPGLEIERHSHAHPHFTFVLAGGFTERYGDRILECRPDSTLLVPADEAHTDQVWNEGAHSLGVEIAPDVATRLARQTEVLRKAKVVVHDPIRAASHRLFREFFSQDVAAELCIESLALEILVLAARIPKPTNSAEPRWMREVVERLRDGFSESLSLESLADTAGVHVTHLARTFRRTHGCTVGDYVRRLRIEAGARDLRITDKPVAQVAMDAGFCDQSHFCRSFRRVYGVTPSEYRADRGNRPKSRFPC from the coding sequence ATGGCGAGGCGGCTTGAACTGGGGGAGTATTGCGGGCGGGCGGTTCGGCGCCGCCGGGTCCGGGGTTTCGTGATTACCGAAAACCGGTTCCGTCCGGGGTTGGAGATCGAGCGCCACTCTCACGCGCATCCTCACTTCACCTTTGTTCTGGCAGGTGGGTTTACCGAACGATACGGAGACCGCATCCTGGAATGCCGCCCCGACTCCACCTTGCTGGTTCCGGCCGACGAAGCGCATACCGATCAGGTTTGGAACGAAGGCGCCCACAGCCTTGGAGTGGAAATCGCGCCGGACGTGGCCACCCGGCTTGCAAGGCAGACGGAGGTTTTGAGAAAGGCGAAGGTCGTGGTTCACGATCCGATTCGCGCGGCTTCGCACCGGCTGTTCCGGGAGTTTTTCTCGCAGGACGTGGCCGCCGAGCTTTGCATTGAGAGCCTCGCGCTGGAGATCCTCGTGCTTGCCGCGCGGATTCCCAAACCGACCAACTCGGCCGAGCCGCGTTGGATGCGCGAGGTTGTCGAGCGCCTGCGAGATGGCTTTAGCGAGTCGCTTTCGCTGGAGTCCCTTGCGGACACCGCGGGAGTCCATGTAACCCATTTGGCGCGAACGTTCCGAAGGACGCATGGATGCACGGTTGGCGACTATGTCCGGCGGCTTCGAATCGAAGCCGGGGCTCGCGACCTGCGGATCACCGATAAGCCGGTGGCGCAGGTGGCGATGGACGCGGGTTTCTGCGATCAGTCCCATTTCTGCCGATCCTTCCGGAGGGTCTACGGGGTAACCCCCTCGGAATACCGGGCCGATCGGGGCAACCGGCCCAAATCGCGTTTCCCATGCTAG